The genomic region ACCCGAGTTTGGACCCCACCAGGTGGAGTCATTAGGGGGATCGCGAGCCCAGTTCGCACATCCTTAGATGTCCACGAGCATAGGATACGAGGTCAAACAAATAAACCGATGAGCACCTGGACCAGTGAACACGTGTTGAGTTTAGGGTAACATACGTGTTGACATGCATGGAGCCTACCTAGAACGTCAAGGTGGAGTCATTAGGGGGCTCGCGAGCCCAGTTCGCACATCCCTGGATGTCCACGAGCATAGGGTACAAGGTCAAACGAATGAACTGATGAGCACCTGGACTAGTGAACATGTGTTGAGTTTAGGGTAACATACATGTCGACATGTATAGAGCCTACCTAGAACGTCAATTCCATGAACATTAACTATATCATATAAATACTTGATCCTCCGCACTAAGAGGACATACAACAAAAATACTCATGAGTTTAACTGATTAATTATTGAAGGGGTAgcaaatttatgaaaaacaaagaagatgaagaagaaaataacattaaaaagaaaattaataaattaaaaataaataaaggtgtCATAAAAGGTTgccttttctttatatatatatatattaaattatatttaatatattacataaatatataatttttaattttatattttaattctataattatatatatttgaatttattttatataaatgatGATGTAGCATTTGTATCACATCTTCATTGATTATAGTGCATTAACAGTTGtgggaaaaaatataatttaagtgtctaaattcatcaaaaatagttttaagtatttatatgataaaaagaaataatttagaAGACAGTGTTTATATTGAACCTTATAATAATTTACATGCTAAATATTTcacattataattaatttaaaatttaaataatgtagGCTATCAATCAACTCGTGcattaattaacattatttttattataatataataattattaatatactaataagttgtttttaatgttaatttaataatgattgaGCCTTAACTCAATTGATATAAGTATCATTGTCAAAATAGGAGGAGATTGAGTATTtaggtaaaagaaaaacaaatattatctCTACAAAGTACAAACTTAAATGGTGTAATTTTATCTGTTTAAAGCTTTTGCAAAGTTTGAAATATAGATTATATAGATAATTGGATCACTGTTGAAGTAGGGTACGATACGGGCTCGATTTCTAAATTTCTAAGCCCAATACATAAATAAACTCTGATTCTGATTTCAGGTCACCATCTCTTCATCTTTATGCCGCCTACTCCCTCCACTTCGCCACCACGATGAGCGCCTCTACTCCCTCATTTCCGCCAAAACCCTGAAcagagaaaaaggaaataatagATCCCAAACATGACCCCTTCCTCACTTTCCACCCGCCTCACCCTCTTCGCTCTCCTCTCCGCTACTaccttttactttctttacaaaTCCCGCCGCCGCTGCCTAAAACCCCTCAAACATCTCCctctaaaccctaaccctagacCAGGTAAGCTCTTCTTCCTCACCCAAACCGGAACATCCAAAGCCCTAGCTCAACGCCTCCTTGACCTCCTCTCCTCCAAGAATAACATTCCTTTCGACCTCGTTGATCCCCACACCTACGAACCGGAGGATCTCCCTAAGGAATCCCTAATCATTATCATCGCTTCCACCTGGGAAGATGGAAATCCTCcccaaaattctaaattctTCGTCAATTGGCTCGCCGATATCAGCACTGATTTTCGCGCCGGGAATTTGCTGCTTTCTGATTGTAAATTCGCCGTCTTTGGAGTCGGTAGCCGGCTTTACGGGGACACCTTTAATGCGGTGGCGAGGGATTTGGGAAAGAGGTTGAGAGGGTTGGGAGCGACGGAGATGGTGCCGGTTGGGGAAGGTGATGTGGATGGAGGTGAATTGGAGAGTGTCTTTGAAGGGTGGAGTGAAAAGGTGGTCACTGTTTTGAAAGGGGGATTGGTGATGGAGAATGAGAATGGCATTGTTTATGAGAGTGATGTTGAAAGCCTTGAAAGtgatgatgacgatgatggAGAAGGAGGAGGGGAAGACATTGTTGATCTTGAAGATATTGCAGGTAAAGGGCCATCGAGGAAAAAGTCTGTTAACGTGGCTAAAACTAATGGGAAATTGGATGGGAAAAGAGAGATGGTAACTCCAGTTATAAGAGCCAACTTGGAGAAACAGGTAACTTTGTTTAAGTGGATACGCATCTTTTGCTGATGAAAGCATTTCATCTTGGTGATTGCTTAATCTTAGTATGCCCTTGCACTTTTTGGTCTAATTGACATCCTTTAACTGCTGGGAATTTTCAGGGATATAAAATTATTGGTTCACATAGTGGTGTTAAGATCTGTAGATGGACCAAGTCTCAACTTAGAGGACGAGGAGGTTGTTACAAGCACTCATTTTATGGAATAGAGAGTCATAGGTGATTGCGACTTTCTTATGCACCTTTTAAGCTTTCGATGATTATTTAGTTCTGTCTCATTTCAATGTTGTGCGACTGATATGgttttactatttcttttttcatatttcttcCTGCTTTAAGGTTTAGTTACGCTTTTCATCTCATTAGTGTCTTGCCATTTTTATGGTGTTCCTTGATTTATAATATGAGGAGAATTCGATATCATGTTTATACTTTCAGAAAGATTATCTTGCCTTTTGCACCCTCAACTAACATAAAAGGAGTCTGGAAACAAGGAAGTATGCATCATGTTGGTCTATAAGTGGCTGTAGTTGACCTCATGTGCATGTGTCTACAttgaatttgatcattttatgtATTTCATAGCAATGAAATCTCATTTTGTAATTTACTTAGTACATTGTACAATCTTTTTTGTCCTGTCTTTGCTTCTTGGCTGCAGCTATTGTCCTGCTATTTAAATTCCTTTAACTTCTGAATTTGACAGATGCATGGAGGCTACACCTAGTTTGGCATGTGCCAATAAATGTGTTTTCTGCTGGAGGCATCATACGAATCCAGTAGGGAAGAGTTGGCAGTGGAAGATGGATGATCCCTTAGAGATTGTCAATACTGCCATAGATCTTCATACAAAGATGATTAAGCAAACGAAAGGAGTTCCTggtaattttcataaatttgttCTTCTAATTATATTTTCCCTTTATCATGGGGTTTCCTGTAGTTAACTTCTCTTCTACTAAGTTCTGCCTCAGACAATTTAGTCAGTGCACCTCAATTATGTCATAATCATTTCAGAATTGAGTAATATATGGAAGGATTAGAACTTCCTAAGATTTTCTGTTACAAATTAAACTCTTAGACATAGGATTGCAACAAAGATCTTCCCTTTGAATTTAACAGGAGAATTTACTCGTCCTATTGTTGCAGGTGTTACACAAGAGCGATTGATGGAGGGTCTATCCCCTCGGCACTGTGCCCTATCACTTGTTGGTGAACCAATTATGTATCCCGAAATTAATGCGCTTGTGGATGAGCTGCACCGAAGGCGAATCTCTACATTTCTAGTAACTAATGCACAGTTCcctgaaaaaattaaaatgctgAAGCCTGTAACGCAGGTCTGTGGCTGTGAATCTATCTTAACGATGCATAGATGTCCAACAGAGTCTTCTATTCCTTATTAACCTAGTTAATTTCTTTTGCTCATGCAGTTATACGTGAGTGTAGATGCTGCAACAAAGGATAGCTTGAAGGCAATTGATAGGCCACTCTTTGGGGATTTCTGGGAAAGATTCATTGTAAGTGTTTTATTCTCGAAATCTAAATAACTGAGCTAAAacattaagaaagaaaaaagaagtcaAGTTTCTTTAGATGAAAAGGAATGATCGTTGGAGAAGAGAGATAATGCAAAGCAGAAATATGGCAGGCATCAAATTCTTGAAGCTAGAGACTAGCAGTGTACATCTGGAGTTTTGAATTAATGTTGATCTGAAAGCTTTATAGCTGCCCTTACCTTGCAATGGATAAACACATTGGCAGATTCCTTATATCCCAATTAGAAAAGCTTACTGTTTGCATTAATCTGAAATGCTATTTACTTAACAGCAGTGTTAAAAGTCCCGAACATGTTCTGGTTTTTTAACTTCTGTAAAAGTGAACTGCTGCTTCATCTTTGTACTTTTCTTATTGGCAATATCTTTTATTCAGGATTCCTTGAAAGCTCTCAAAGAGAAACATCAACGGACTGTATATCGCTTGACACTTGTGAAAGGATGGAATACAGAAGATGTAGATGCTTATNNNNNNNNNNNNNNNNNNNNNNNNNNNNNNNNNNNNNNNNNNNNNNNNNNNNNNNNNNNNNNNNNNNNNNNNNNNNNNNNNNNNNNNNNNNNNNNNNNNNTTTTGTGCAGAGATACCTGAAATAACTCTAATAGCACTATTTGATCTATCAGGCTCAACTGTAATCATTTCACTAGTCTAACATCTCAGATCAATCTGTTTTAGTCTACAGTTTACTATAGCATCGTGTAACGTCAACCAGTCCATTGTCAGAATGATTTCAAATTCGTGAAATGGTAATAACATCATATCAGTAGGAAAGTTAGAACCTTGAATTCTGGTCGGCATCGCGCATGTACGtataaaacaatgaatttaTAGAACAATTTTTAAAGC from Gossypium raimondii isolate GPD5lz chromosome 1, ASM2569854v1, whole genome shotgun sequence harbors:
- the LOC105785067 gene encoding S-adenosyl-L-methionine-dependent tRNA 4-demethylwyosine synthase, translating into MTPSSLSTRLTLFALLSATTFYFLYKSRRRCLKPLKHLPLNPNPRPGKLFFLTQTGTSKALAQRLLDLLSSKNNIPFDLVDPHTYEPEDLPKESLIIIIASTWEDGNPPQNSKFFVNWLADISTDFRAGNLLLSDCKFAVFGVGSRLYGDTFNAVARDLGKRLRGLGATEMVPVGEGDVDGGELESVFEGWSEKVVTVLKGGLVMENENGIVYESDVESLESDDDDDGEGGGEDIVDLEDIAGKGPSRKKSVNVAKTNGKLDGKREMVTPVIRANLEKQGYKIIGSHSGVKICRWTKSQLRGRGGCYKHSFYGIESHRCMEATPSLACANKCVFCWRHHTNPVGKSWQWKMDDPLEIVNTAIDLHTKMIKQTKGVPGVTQERLMEGLSPRHCALSLVGEPIMYPEINALVDELHRRRISTFLVTNAQFPEKIKMLKPVTQLYVSVDAATKDSLKAIDRPLFGDFWERFIDSLKALKEKHQRTVYRLTLVKGWNTEDVDLKAFYNGLNAHTRLIVAASANGVILSKSYNEAYGIIERIASRNCQWPKNQAVSRRRVAGVHELDALASLSAQLNHQVGIK